The Castanea sativa cultivar Marrone di Chiusa Pesio chromosome 11, ASM4071231v1 genome contains a region encoding:
- the LOC142614672 gene encoding uncharacterized protein LOC142614672: MALFTSISTPQLSVSVSIHRGGRPLQNRGRLSYPLASLSSSPSSSSSPSPSSESKASSPTKESTILSSSTTSSSKPFVVEPSRPPDSNLNYALANPNGSSVFRFMKGAESNIERTIFDFRFLALLAVGGSLAGSLLCFLNGCVYIVEAYKVYWSSCVKGIHTGQMVLRLVEAIDVYLAGTVMLIFGMGLYGLFISNVPPNVPAHLDRSLKSSSLFGMFALKERPKWMQISSLDELKTKVGHVIVMILLVKMFERSKMVTISTGMDLLSYSVCIFLSSASLYILHNLHRQE, translated from the exons atGGCTCTCTTCACTTCCATCTCCACTCCACAACTCTCCGTCTCAGTCTCGATCCACCGCGGCGGCCGCCCTTTACAAAACCGCGGCCGCCTTTCGTATCCCTTAGCTTCTTTGAGCTcctcaccatcatcatcatcatcaccatcaccatcttCTGAGTCAAAAGCATCATCACCAACAAAAGAGAGTACCATACTTTCATCTTCCACTACTTCCTCATCAAAACCATTTGTTGTTGAGCCCTCTAGACCCCCAGACTCGAACCTCAACTACGCCCTTGCAAACCCAAATGGCAGCTCGGTTTTCCGATTTATGAAGGGTGCTGAATCCAACATTGAGAGG ACAATTTTTGACTTCCGCTTCTTGGCACTTCTGGCTGTTGGAGGCTCATTGGCCGGTTCACTCTTGTGCTTTCTGAAT GGTTGCGTTTATATTGTAGAGGCATATAAAGTTTACTGGTCAAGCTGCGTCAAAGGGATTCATACAGGACAGATGGTTCTACGGCTAGTTGAAGCTATAG ATGTTTATCTTGCTGGGACTGTCATGTTAATATTCGGTATGGGCTTGTATGGACTATTTATCAGTAATGTGCCCCCTAATGTGCCTGCTCATCTTGATCGTTCCCTTAAAAGCTCTTCTTTGTTTGGAATGTTTGCTCTCAAG GAGAGGCCTAAATGGATGCAAATTAGCTCACTTGATGAATTAAAGACAAAAGTGGGACACGTTATTGTCATGATTCTTTTAGTTAAGATGTTTGAGAGGAGCAAGATGGTTACAATCTCCACCGGTATGGATCTATTAAGTTATTCTGTATGTATTTTCTTATCATCTGCTTCTTTGTACATCCTTCATAATCTGCACAGACAAGAGTAG